In Methanothermus fervidus DSM 2088, a single genomic region encodes these proteins:
- a CDS encoding Mur ligase middle domain protein (COGs: COG0771 UDP-N-acetylmuramoylalanine-D-glutamate ligase~InterPro IPR018109: IPR013221: IPR004101: IPR016040~KEGG: mth:MTH530 UDP-N-acetylmuramyl tripeptide synthetase related protein~PFAM: Mur ligase middle domain protein; cytoplasmic peptidoglycan synthetase domain protein~SPTR: O26630 UDP-N-acetylmuramyl tripeptide synthetase related protein~PFAM: Mur ligase family, glutamate ligase domain; Mur ligase middle domain), translating into MQLKNKKIVVIGGCGTVGSLMARILKSKGNDVTVSDIRKDTYLKDIFKSEGIKLDLGGHDLSLIKKADAIAIAPSLTNNKKVLNLINKNPKAELIKIEDILKYKVKKPVVGITGTNGKTTTREMLKNILKISGLEVPEHHLNIQGNTEFIPPLQARLPGDVAVVEIGTFGVKNEIKRSAKNSNVTVGVITNISRDHLKNISFQEYVECKKEITEVAKKLVLNADDPIVASFGNDNTVYYGIENLKIKIKHFFEDRDCPFCGKNLKYEEIFLGHLGKYECECGFKRPRPTVKAIDVENKKFILSIDSNEGLVKLEYGGIFNVYNALAAAAAAFILKIDFDKIIEGLNTFKKVPGRMEKIYKKPEIIIDYAHNVAGVKAILQTIKPKGRLIVVNTISSESGIKEDIKIAKILSSADILIPASYSARKASKYTNTTVINVKSTEKKFKKGTLGASKFQVEEAIKKALSYADKNDTILIIGEGGVKYGREIIEKIK; encoded by the coding sequence ATGCAATTAAAAAATAAAAAGATAGTTGTAATTGGTGGTTGTGGTACAGTAGGTAGTTTGATGGCAAGAATTTTAAAATCTAAAGGTAACGATGTTACAGTGTCAGATATTAGAAAAGATACATATTTAAAAGATATATTTAAATCTGAAGGTATAAAATTAGATTTAGGTGGGCACGATTTATCTTTAATAAAAAAAGCAGATGCTATAGCAATTGCACCAAGTTTAACAAATAATAAAAAAGTATTAAATTTAATAAATAAAAATCCAAAAGCAGAATTAATTAAAATAGAAGATATTTTAAAATATAAAGTTAAAAAACCAGTAGTTGGTATTACAGGTACAAATGGAAAAACTACAACAAGGGAGATGTTAAAAAACATACTTAAAATATCTGGGCTTGAGGTGCCAGAACATCATTTAAATATTCAAGGTAATACAGAGTTTATACCTCCATTACAGGCAAGATTGCCTGGAGACGTTGCTGTTGTTGAAATAGGAACCTTTGGAGTAAAAAATGAAATAAAAAGATCTGCAAAAAATAGCAACGTAACTGTTGGCGTCATTACAAATATATCAAGAGATCATTTAAAGAATATTTCTTTCCAAGAATATGTTGAATGTAAAAAAGAAATTACGGAAGTTGCAAAAAAACTAGTTTTAAATGCTGATGATCCAATAGTCGCAAGTTTTGGCAATGACAACACAGTCTACTATGGGATTGAAAATTTAAAAATTAAAATAAAACATTTTTTTGAGGATAGAGATTGTCCTTTCTGTGGTAAAAATTTAAAATACGAAGAAATATTTCTAGGACATCTTGGAAAATATGAGTGTGAATGTGGGTTTAAAAGACCAAGACCAACAGTTAAAGCTATAGATGTGGAGAATAAAAAATTTATTTTATCCATTGATTCAAATGAAGGCCTTGTAAAATTAGAATATGGTGGTATATTTAATGTATACAATGCCTTAGCAGCTGCTGCAGCTGCATTTATTCTTAAAATTGATTTTGATAAAATAATTGAAGGTTTAAATACATTTAAAAAAGTTCCTGGAAGAATGGAAAAAATATATAAAAAACCAGAGATAATAATTGATTATGCACACAATGTTGCAGGTGTAAAGGCAATACTTCAAACAATAAAGCCAAAAGGCAGGTTAATAGTTGTCAATACAATATCATCTGAAAGTGGAATCAAAGAAGACATTAAAATTGCAAAAATTCTAAGTAGTGCAGATATATTGATACCGGCATCATATTCTGCTAGAAAAGCATCAAAATACACAAATACTACCGTAATAAATGTAAAATCAACAGAAAAAAAATTTAAAAAAGGAACTTTAGGTGCAAGTAAATTTCAAGTAGAAGAAGCTATAAAGAAAGCCCTTAGTTATGCAGATAAAAATGATACCATACTTATTATTGGAGAGGGAGGAGTAAAATATGGGCGTGAAATCATTGAAAAAATTAAATAA
- a CDS encoding Mur ligase middle domain protein (COGs: COG0771 UDP-N-acetylmuramoylalanine-D-glutamate ligase~InterPro IPR013221: IPR004101: IPR016040~KEGG: mth:MTH531 UDP-N-acetylmuramyl tripeptide synthetase related protein~PFAM: Mur ligase middle domain protein; cytoplasmic peptidoglycan synthetase domain protein~SPTR: O26631 Uncharacterized protein MTH_531~PFAM: Mur ligase family, glutamate ligase domain; Mur ligase middle domain), producing the protein MSKILVIGAGNAGRPAALLLHYLGNEVLVSEIKKFEELPPKAKKKIKKMKKMGIKFEFGHHNPKSLDWAEKVFISPSIPTNSEIVKIVKKSGLEIITPEEIGKILGKFINMPMVGVAGTDGKTTTTNMIYYLLKDKYSTLVFSSLQDSLVIEGLAEIVVNQDYKDKEFAVFELPHGTIRMVKGLELSVGVLTNLTPDHLDEFDGYWDYVKRNFLVKDLVHKNGLLVFNSDDPIIYKLKNSVNKEIVFYGLGKPQKIKYKSKVYSFDGKKPKPDVTAKDIVLEGLDGSKFKAVVNEIPTVICENCGELLCKCGEFKRRYVGPFEKNIKLQIPGIVNIENSLATITVGLALGLKMKYIKEKLENFKGIKGRFEKIGEIDGVKIYMDAAHNPESMEKVIGNLDVKGRLIISLDNPDTLTTRDKFRIGRILSKKADILICSAKNETTGEIDWNAAEEVARGAKECKTIITSNVRDSILKAIELSKKGDLILHIGPGVVNAYDNVKGDILDAIKK; encoded by the coding sequence ATGTCAAAAATTCTTGTTATTGGGGCAGGAAATGCTGGTAGGCCTGCAGCATTGCTTTTACACTATTTAGGTAACGAAGTATTGGTCAGTGAAATTAAAAAATTTGAGGAATTACCACCTAAGGCAAAGAAAAAAATAAAAAAAATGAAAAAAATGGGCATAAAATTTGAATTTGGGCATCATAATCCTAAAAGTTTGGATTGGGCTGAAAAAGTATTTATTTCACCAAGTATACCCACAAACTCTGAAATTGTTAAAATTGTTAAGAAATCAGGACTAGAAATAATAACTCCCGAGGAAATTGGCAAAATTTTAGGGAAATTTATCAACATGCCTATGGTTGGCGTTGCAGGCACTGATGGAAAGACAACGACCACAAACATGATATATTATCTGTTAAAAGATAAATATTCAACACTTGTCTTTTCTTCTCTTCAAGATTCTTTAGTAATAGAAGGTCTTGCAGAGATTGTCGTAAATCAGGATTACAAAGATAAAGAATTTGCTGTTTTTGAATTACCTCATGGAACTATAAGAATGGTTAAAGGTTTGGAGTTATCTGTAGGTGTTTTAACAAATTTAACACCTGACCATTTGGATGAATTTGATGGATATTGGGATTATGTGAAAAGAAATTTTTTAGTAAAGGATTTAGTGCATAAAAATGGTCTTTTGGTCTTCAATAGTGACGATCCAATTATATATAAGTTAAAAAATTCTGTTAACAAAGAAATTGTATTTTATGGGTTAGGCAAGCCACAAAAAATTAAATATAAATCAAAAGTTTATAGTTTTGATGGAAAGAAGCCTAAACCTGATGTAACAGCAAAAGATATTGTTTTGGAAGGATTAGACGGATCCAAATTTAAAGCTGTGGTTAATGAGATACCAACAGTCATTTGCGAAAATTGTGGTGAATTATTATGCAAATGTGGAGAATTTAAAAGAAGATATGTTGGACCTTTTGAAAAAAACATAAAGTTGCAAATTCCAGGGATAGTAAATATTGAAAATTCTCTTGCAACTATTACTGTTGGTTTGGCTTTAGGACTTAAAATGAAATATATAAAAGAAAAATTAGAAAATTTCAAAGGTATAAAAGGCAGATTTGAAAAAATAGGAGAAATTGATGGTGTTAAAATATATATGGACGCTGCACACAATCCAGAAAGTATGGAAAAAGTCATTGGAAACTTAGATGTGAAAGGTAGACTTATTATAAGTCTTGATAATCCAGATACTCTCACAACTAGAGATAAATTTAGAATTGGTAGAATTCTGTCAAAAAAAGCTGATATACTTATATGCAGTGCTAAAAATGAAACTACTGGAGAAATAGACTGGAATGCTGCTGAAGAAGTTGCTAGAGGAGCAAAAGAATGCAAAACAATAATAACATCTAATGTACGTGATTCAATACTAAAGGCTATCGAATTATCAAAAAAAGGAGATTTGATTCTACATATAGGTCCAGGCGTTGTCAATGCTTATGATAATGTAAAAGGAGACATATTAGATGCAATTAAAAAATAA